Part of the Citrus sinensis cultivar Valencia sweet orange chromosome 2, DVS_A1.0, whole genome shotgun sequence genome, AGTCGAACTCCACCTTGAGCTAACCGCAGTTTTACTATGGGTAAACGAGAGTTGAAATATTCATCTGCAAGCTCtttctatgttatttttccAATATATAGGAATGAATTATGAAGATGCATAGTAATTTCACAAGAATTTATTGCTTACCTTCTAGTACTGATCCTTCACTTACACCTTTATAAGCCCAGTCGCAGGCCGCTTTGATGCCTTCAGATGCATATCTGCAGAAAGAACCCcatttcaattatatataatttatcgTTCTCATTGTAGATTTTTGGCCTGAAATGGGGCTTTTGGGACAATAAATGTTTATCCAATTtcgttttggttttttttttttttttttttgtggctAGGAATTAAACTTATATAAAGGTTGAGGACCATACACATCCGGGCAAGCTGTATTGTTTGCGCTGCAAGTCTCCCATTTTTTTACTAGATCTGCCCAGTCAGTctgttattttcattatcatcaagagaaaaatgttaaaatagaTCATGGAGtacaaagataaaaatattaattcaagTACTGAAAAGGAATTTTCAGCTGGCAAAATTTTGTGAGGTGAGATACCGTAATGTTCTGCTGTATTGCATCAACAAGGCCATCGATATTTGAGTTATAGAACCTTTCTTCTGCTGTTTCAATTATGTTGTTATCCCAAACCTGTATGCTTCAAAATTAGTAtacagttaaaattttaaccaacTTGCGTAGTGGTTTGGAAATGAGTCTCACTCACATGGTGAAGAACTTGCTTTCTTGTGTACCAATGGACATCAATTGTATTGCCTCCCCTGTCTGAGGTAAATCCCACATGCAGAGGCTGCAAAAATTGGATGAATAGTACCATCTATGCTGGGCTAATAATGCGTTCTTGTTGATAAATTTAACACAATGCAGCGAATAAACCTGCGTTCTTATTATCTTACCTGATGAATGTCGCCGATAAAATGAGAAAGGAAGAGTAGTGCTTCTGTGAGGTTATCTGATTACAACATAGAATATCGTCCACCAAGAAGAAAACTGTTTAGATAAGTGGCCGACACTAGTATTAAAGTTAAGTCTTTAACGGAGAGATTGAGACAAAGGGCCACAAGGGGGGTTCATCAAAAATCATGAACTATTTGTaacaagaacaaaaacaaaaggctTGAGGAGAGGATTTACATTCAGAATGAGAGGAAGAAGCAGAGTTGTAGCTGAGAAGCTGGGTCGTGTAATTGTTAATAGCCCCAGCAACGCACCTTCCTTTTACCCCATCTTCAT contains:
- the LOC102621066 gene encoding endonuclease 2: MEGLRAYQILTCVSFFVLFPVIHCWGNDGHVAVCRIAQSRLSEAAADAVKQLLPESADNDLGSVCTWADHVKFHYHWSSALHFIDTPDNLCTYQYNRDCKDEDGVKGRCVAGAINNYTTQLLSYNSASSSHSEYNLTEALLFLSHFIGDIHQPLHVGFTSDRGGNTIDVHWYTRKQVLHHVWDNNIIETAEERFYNSNIDGLVDAIQQNITTDWADLVKKWETCSANNTACPDVYASEGIKAACDWAYKGVSEGSVLEDEYFNSRLPIVKLRLAQGGVRLAATLNRIFG